The DNA region AATGAAGACGTGGCGAAGCTTTGTCGCGGCGATTGTGCTGACGGGATTTGCGATCCCGGCGACGTCGGTGAACGGGCGAGTGACCTGGCTGTTGTTGGCACCGGCGGCGGCCCAATCGGTTGATGCGATCACGATCGAAGGCAACCGGAGAGTAGAGGCGGAGACCATCCGCTCCTATTTCAGGCCGGGGCCGGGCGGTCATCTCGATCAGGCTGCGATCGATGACGGGCTCAAGGAGCTGGTCGGGACCGGGTTGTTCCAGGACGTCCAGATCAATCACGCGGGTGCGCGGATCGTCGTCTCGGTCGTCGAGAACCCGGTAATCGACCGTGTCGCGTTCGAGGGCAACAAGAAGGTCAAGGACGAGCAGCTCTCGGCCGAGGTGCAATCCAAGCCGCGAGGCACGCTGTCACGACCAATGGTGCAGTCGGATGCGCTGCGGATCGCCGAGATCTACCGCCACTCGGGCCGCTACGACGTGCGCGTCACGCCCGAGATCATCGAACGTTCGAACAACCGCGTCGATCTCGTCTTCACCGTCGACGAGGGCGCCAAGACCGGTATCAAGACCATCGCGTTCATGGGGAACAACAGCTTCACGGCCGCGCGCCTGAAGGATGTGATCAAGACCCATGAGACGAACTTCCTGAGCTTTCTCGGCAGCGCCAACATCTATGACCCCGACCGCGTCGAGGCCGATCGCGACCTGATCCGCCGTTTCTACCTGAAGCATGGCTATGCGGACGTGCAGGTGGTGGCCGCGCTCGCCGAGTATGACCGCGAGAGCAAGGGTTTTCAGGTCACCTTCAAGATCGATGAGGGACAGCAGTACCGCGTTGCGACGGTGAGCTTCCGCTCGACGATTACGGGCTTCGATCCAAGCATCCTGCGCTCGCTTTCGCGGGTCAGCGAAGGCTCGCTCTACAATGTCGAGGCGATCGAGAAGTCGGTCGAGGATATGCAGATCGAAGCGTCGCGCCGCGGCTACGCGTTCGCGGTGGTCCGTCCGGACGGCGACCGGAACTTCGAGGCCCACACGGTGGGAATCATGTTCCGCTTGGAGGAGGGGCCGCGCACCTATATCGAGCGGATCGACGTTCGCGGCAACGGCCGCACGCGCGATTACGTGATCCGGCGCGAGTTCGATCTCTCCGAGGGCGATGCGTATAACCGTGCGCTGGTCGATCGCGCCGAGCGGCGGCTGAAGAATCTGGACTACTTCAAGACGGTCAAGATCACCACCGAGCCCGGCTCATCGAGCGATCGGGTGATCCTGATCGTCGATCTGGAGGAGAAGTCGACCGGCGACTTCTCGGTCTCGGGCGGTTACTCGACGACCGACGGCGCGCTCGCCGAGGTCAGCGTCTCCGAACGCAATTTGCTCGGCCGCGGCCTGCTCGCGAAGGCGACGGTCAGCTACGGCCAGTACTCGCGCGGCCTGTCGCTCTCCTTTGTCGAGCCGTATCTGCTCGACTATCGCGTCGCGCTCGGGCTCGATGCGTATTACAAGGAGCAGCTGCCGACCGACTACACGACCTATGGCGTGAAGACGATCGGGTTCTCGCCGCGGCTGGGTCTCGCCTTGCGCGAGGACCTGACGCTCCAGCTGCGCTATTCGCTCTATCAGCAGGAAGTCTCGCTCGATAGCGCCTATAACAACTGCAACAACAATGCCTCCAACACATCGCTCGCGTTCAATCCGACGCCTGCTTACATCAAGAATGTGCTCGGCGGCGTCGATCCGACCAACTCGGTCTCATCAGGACTCAATGGATATGGTTGCTACGGCGACAGCGAATCCACCTTGCCCGTGCGCAAGGAGCTGGCTGCGGGCGCGACCTGGACCTCGCAAATCGGCTATACGCTGACCTACAACACGCTCGACAACACCAAGAACCCGACCGACGGCCTGCTGATCGACTTCAAGCAGGATTTTGCCGGCGTCGGCGGCGACGTGACGTATCTGAAGAGTGCGGTCGATGCGAAATACTACACGCCGCTGGTGTCCGACCTCATCGGCCTGATCCATCTGCAGGGCGGCGTGCTCACCAAGGTCGGCGACAACGATCTGCGCATGCTGGATCATTTCCAGATGGGGCCGAACCTCGTGCGCGGCTTTGCCACCAACGGCATCGGGCCGCGTGACATCACCTATGCGAGTTTCGGGGCGGTCGGCGATGCGCTCGGCGGCACCAAATATTGGGGTGCGTCGATGGAGCTGCAGATGCCGTTCTGGTTCCTGCCCTCGGAGGTTGGGCTGAAGGGGGCGGTCTACGCCGATGCCGGCTCGCTCTGGGGGTATCAAGGACCGACATCGTGGACCGCGACCGGCGAGGTCAACACGCCGGCGTGCCCAACCTGCGGCCTGCAATACGACGATCAGAACGTCGTGAGAACCTCTGTCGGTGTCGGCCTGATCTGGGCGTCGCCGCTCGGGCCGCTGCGCTTCGACTACGCCGTGCCGATCACGAAAGGCAAGTACGACATTGTGCAGGAGTTCAGGTTCGGCGGCGGGACGTCGTTCTGATCTGGCAAGCCTGCCACCTACCGACGAGGCCGCGGAGTGACGCTCTGATCAGTCTATCGATGTCACTCAGCCGCCGAGCATCGCTAGAACGAAGTCGGCGCGCTCCTCGCGAGGGCCGCCGAAATACGCCCGCAACCTCTGAATGTCAAGTGGTGTGCGCGAGCGGTTGGTGTGATCGCGCCGTGCTTTCACGATGTGGAGCGATTCCGCATTCCGGGTGGCGCGGCCGGCGGTACTGGAGCAGGGCGGTGTCGACGCTTTGGAAAAGCGACGATCCCTTATGTAGTTTGTCGTTTAACACTGCTATTTAGGGTTGTTACCGGACACCCGGTCCAATTCATGATCAAGAGGGGCGCGCTTGTGCAAAAGGTGATTTCCATCGCTGCCATCATGTTGGCGGTTCTGTTCGGGGCGCTACCTGCATTCGGGCAGAGCTCGCCGCCAAGTGAAGCCGCACGAAAAGCCGAACTGGTGGCCGCCTGGCAGGCTGCGAGCCAGGCCGGCACCGCTGGTCCCGCAGACGTGACGCTGATCGATCAGGCCAAGCTGAAGCTGCCGGAGGGATATTTCTTCGTCCCGAAGACCGAGGGGACACGCGTGTTGCGGGCGCTTGGCAATCTCGTCAACGATGCGACCTTTGTCGGCCTCGTCGTCGGCAAGCGCAAGAACGATCAGTGGATCGTGGTCATTCGCTACGTCAAGGAAGGCTACATCAAGGATGACGATGCGAAGAACTGGAACGCCGACGAGCTCTTGAGCAGCATCAAGGAAGGCGTGGAGGAGAGTAACAAGGATCGTGTCGCGCGCGGCTTCCCCGAGTTGGAAGTGGTCGGATGGATCCAGCCACCGGCCTATGATGCCGCGACGCACCGCCTGGTGTGGTCGATGCTGGGCAAGGACAAGGGGCAGCCCGATAACCTGCCCAAGGGCGTCAACTTCAACACCTATGCGCTCGGACGAGACGGCTACTTTAGCCTGAACCTGCTGTCGCAGTCCGATCGCATCGAAAGCGAAAAGCCGGTCGCGCGGGAATTGCTCGGCGACCTGTCCTACAATGAGGGCAAGCGTTACGAGGATTTCAGCGCCGGCACCGATCGCGTTGCCGCCTATGGCCTCGCTGCCCTGATTGGCGGCGTCGCCGCCAAGAAGCTCGGGCTGCTGGCGATCGCGACGGCCTTTGTCCTGAAATTCGCCAAGGTGATCCTGATCGCCATAGCGGCATTCGGTGCCGGCATCATGAAGTTCTTCCGTCGCAAGCCGCGCACCGATGTGGGCGGTGATGTGACGTGAAGGCGCTGCTGCTTCTTCTTCTCTCGGGTCTCAAATGGGGCAAGCTGGCTGCCAGCGGCGGCAGCATGCTGCTGTCGCTCGTGGTCTACGCGACGATATGGGGCTGGCGCTACGCCGCGGGCTTCATTGCATTGTTGTTTGCGCATGAGATGGGGCACTACGTTGCCGCGCGGCAACGCGGCCTCGATGTTGGAGCGCCGGCTTTCATTCCGTTCATGGGCGCCTTTATCGCACTGAAGGACCATCCGGAGGATGTCGAGACCGAGGCCTATGTCGCAATCGCAGGTCCCGTGGCCGGAACGGTCGCAGCGCTAGCGGTCTATCTATGGGCACGATCCGAAGACAGCGGTCTTCTGTTGGCGATCGCCTATTCGGGTCTATTCCTCAATCTGTTCAATCTGCTGCCGGTGTCGCCGCTCGACGGCGGCAGGGTGACGGTGGTGCTCAGTCCCCGGATCTGGTTCGTCGGCGTGCCGATCCTGCTGGCATTGATGCTTTACCGGCCGAGCCCGATGCTGCTGATCGTCGCGATCCTTGCCGCGCCCCAGTTGCTGCAGGCCTGGCGATACGATCCTCACGCTCCGGAGAACATCGCCTATTACGGCGTTCCGCTTCAGACCAAGCTCGAATACGGCGCCGCCTATCTCGGACTTGCGGCGCTGCTTGCGATCATGACCTATGACGTGCACGAGATGTTGAGCCGGTTCGCCCATCCGGCATGACAGGAGCAAGATGCGTATGCCGCGACGATCGATCATCTGCATGGCGTGGGTGCTTCTCCTCGGCTTCGCGGGCGTCGGTTCGCCGCGCGCTGCCGAATCCGGCGCACCTATTCGCTTCGGCGCGGTGCTGCCGTTTTCCGGTGGTGTCGAGCTCTACGGCCAGCAGGCCAGGCTCGGGCTCGATCTCGCCGCTGGGGATATCAACGCGGCGGGCGGCATTCTCGGCAGACCGGTCGAGGTGATCTATGCCGACGACAAGACGCGGCCGGAGGCGGCCGCTGAGGCCATGCGTTCGCTGGTCGAGCGGCAGGACGTGCTGGCGGTCGTCGGTCCGATCACCTCGCGCAATCTGAATGCGCTGGTGCCGCTCGCCGAGAGCTCGAAGACGCCGCTGCTCTACGCCACCAATTACGAGGGCGGCAAATGCAGCCGCTATCTGTTTTCGTTCGGCACGGTGCCGAACCAGGAGCTTGGCCAGCTGCTGCCCTACATGACGCAGACCTTCGGCAACACGTATTTCCTGCTCGGCGCCGACCGGGTCTGGCCGCATCAGATGTTCGGCATCGCGCAGCCCTTGATCGAGAAGCTCGGCGGCAGGGTGGTCGGGACGAAGTACACGCTGGGGACCGAGACGGACTTTTCTCCGCTGATCAAGGAGGTCGCGGCGAGCAAGGCCAAGGTGCTGCTGTTCGCGCTCAAGGGTGACGGGATGGACTTCATCCGGCAGGCCGACGAGGCCGGATTGCTGAAGGAGATCACCGTCGCTTTCCTCGGACTGTCCGAGGTCGATCTCGGCATCTTCCGCGGCAAGGGCCAGAACATGGTAACGGTGGTGCCGGCGGTCGCGGCGAGCGAGGATCCGGCCGTGAAGGCGTTCGTCGCAAAGGCGCGCGCCGCCGCGAACCCGGGCGTCGCAGTGTCGAACTATGTGATGACGCACTACAACGCCCTGATCGCACTCAAGGCGGCGGCGGAGAAGGCTGGCAAGCTCGACAAGGAGGCCATCATCGACGCGATGGCTGGCCTCACCATTGCGTCGCCGACCGGGCCGGTGACGCTCGCCCAGGATCACCATGCGGCGATGAACATGTTCATCGCCAAGACGCAAGGTACCGAGCTGGTGGAGGTTCGGCCGCTGGGCGTGATCGCGCCGCAGCCCGGATGCAGTTTGGCTGGACGCTGACGCTCGGCCGGGTATGAGCCTTGAAGGCCGCCACGCTCGCAAAAAAAGTGAGCCAGGGCGGTCGTCCGCTGTCGGTTCCAGCCCGGTTCGTTCGTCTTTGAGCAAGAACGCACTGCATGGGAGTTCCGGAATGACCAATTCAGCCTATCGCTGGGTGATCGTCGCGGCCGGCGGCCTGCTTGGCTGTGTCGCGATCGGCGGCATGTTTTCGCTCCCGGTGTTCCTGCAGCCGATGGCGCGGGAGACCGGTTGGTCGGTGACTGGCATCTCCAGCGCGATGACGATCGGCTTCCTCGCGATGGCCTTCACCAGCATGATCTGGGGCACGCTGTCCGACCGCTTCGGGCCGCTCCCGGTGGTGCTGACCGGATCGGTCGTGCTGGCGGCAAGCCTTGCGCTCGCAAGCCAGGCACCGTCGCTGCTGGCATTTCAGTTTCTCTTCGGCGCGCTGGTCGGCGCGGCAACGGCCGCGATCTTCGCCCCGATGATGGCCTGCGTCACCGGCTGGTTCGACACCCATCGCAGTCTTGCCGTTTCGCTGGTGTCGGCCGGCATGGGCATGGCGCCGATGACGATGTCGCCGCTCGCGGCCTGGCTGATCTCCCACCATGACTGGCGGACGTCGATGCTGATCGTCTCAGGCGTGGTCGGCGCGATCATGATCCCGGTCTCTTTCCTGGTGCGACGCCCGCCGGCGCTGCAAGGCGGTCACGCCGAAGCGGCGAGCACGAACGGTGAGCCGTCGATGTCGCTGGCGCAGGCGCTGCGCTCGCCGCAATTCATCATCCTGATCGCGACCAATTTCTTCTGCTGCGCCACCCATTCCGGACCGATCATCCACACGGTGAGCTACGCGGTCACCTGCGGCATTCCGATGGTCGCGGCGGTGACGATCTACAGCGTGGAAGGGCTCGCCGGCATGGGCGGCCGCATCGCCTTCGGCCTGCTCGGCGACCGTTTCGGCGCCAAGCGCGTGCTTGTGCTGGGGCTGCTGGCGCAGGCGTTCGGCGCGCTCGGTTATGTCTTCGTGCGCGAGCTGGCCGCATTCTACGCGGTCGCGGCGATCTTCGGCTTCATCTATGCCGGCACCATGCCGCTGTATTCCGTGCTGATCCGCGAGAATTTCCCGCTGCGGATGATGGGCACCGTGATCGGCGGCACCGCGATGGCCGGCAGCCTCGGCATGGCGACCGGACCTTTGGCCGGCGGCCTGATCTACGACACCTTTGCGAGCTATACGTGGCTCTATGTCGGCTCCTGGGCCGTCGGCCTCGGCGCGTTCCTGATCATGATGACCTTCCGGCCGATTCCGGCGGCGCGGCCCTCGGCGGTGCCCGCGCCGGCGTAAGTCCGGTGCGCGCGTGAAGTCATCTGCTTCACGCGCGGCTGCGCTTCGGCCGCCGGATCGCGCGCACCTTGTTGTTGGTCGAGCCGCTGCCGCAGAAGAACCGGTCCTTGCCGTCGGACTCGAGTCCGGAGACGAACACGCCCTGCGGCATCTCGAGCCGTTCCATCACCTCGCCGCTCTGCGGATCGATACGGCGGACGTCGCTCTGGTCCTCTTCCCAGGTGCCGTGCCAGAGTTCGCCATCGACCCAGGAGACGCCGGTGACGAACCGGTTGCTTTCGATGGTGCGCAAAACCTTGCCGGTTTCTGGATCGACCTGAACGATGGTGCGGTCGCGATACTGGCCGACCCACAGCGAGCCTTCCGCCCAGGCAAGCCCGGAGTCGCGGCCGCCGCCGGGCGAGGGGATCGTCGACACCACGCGTCCGCTGTTCGGCTCGATCTTCAGGATGCGGTCCTCGGCAATCTGATAGAGATGCTTGCCGTCGAAGGCGGTGCCGGCATGGGCCGCGATGTCGAGGGTGCGGGTGGTGTTGCCGCTATCGGGATCGAAGGCGACCAGCCGGCCACCGGCCGCGAACCAGACCTGCTCGCCGTCGAAGCTGACGCCGCCCACGCTCTCGACGCCCTCGAAAGCATATTCCCGGATGATCTCGGCTTCGGACTTCTTCATGCGGCGCTCCTGGTCCTTGTTTCGACGCGTTTTCTCGACGCGAAGGGTATCCACTTCGCTCGAAAGCGCGCTGATTGCTCCCTGATGCTAGCCGTTCGGCAGCGGGGCAGGGAGTAACAACGTCGTCGTGAATCCCGGCACCGGCGGCGTCATCCAGCGCCTTGCGCGGGCGCGGCCGACCGACTGCACCTTGCCCGTGGCGGCCAGGACGTCGAGCGCGCGCTGCACGGTGCGCTGGCTTGCCCCCAGCGCGACCGAGAGCGCCGAGCTCGACCAGGCCTCGCCGTCGGCGAGGAAGGCCAGCACTGCCGCATGTTCCTCCTCGATCGGCAGCGCCAGCACGGTGACCTCGCGGCGGCCATGTGGCTCCAGCACAAAGCCGTCGGGCGTCGCGCTGAGATCGGCGAACGGCTGCAACGCCCGGCGCAGCCGTCCGATCTCGACCCGCAGCCGTGCACGGTGCGATTCATCGGCGTGCTTGCCGCGAAACGCGCGCGCGATCAGCGTGCCGCGCGACACGTCCTGCGGCCAGGCTTCGCCGAGCGCACGGGCGAGCGCGAACAGCACCGGCCGTCGTGTCAGCGAGACCGTGGTGCCGCTATCGCGCACGACGTAGCGGCAGGCATCGACGACGAGCGCCTTCGATCCCATCAGGGCCTCGACCTCCGCGAGCAGCAGCGGCCGCTCGTGGCCGCGCGCGATCAGGCGCGCCGCCGGCGTGGCGAGCAGGTTCGCGGTGCTTTCGACCTCGGCCGCAAGCTCGGCGATGCCGGCTCGGCGTGCGGCATCCCTTGCCCGTGCCAGCGCTTCGCGCGCCGGCTTGGTCCGCAGCCGCCGCATCGCGATTCCGGCGACGACCAATTCATGGCCGACCCGCAGCGCCGGCGGGAAGGGCGCCGGGTCCAGGTCGTCAAGCATGCGCTCGGCGGCATCGAGGCTCCCGATCAGCAGCAGCCGGCGGATCTCGAGATAGCCGGCATGGGCGGCGTTGAGCGCGTCGCCACGCGCCGCGAGCGTCGCGCGCGCCGCAGCAAGGCTCTTGCTGGGAAAGGAAAGGTCGCGCGACACCAGCGCGATTTCCGCTTCGGCCACCACGCAGCGGGCCCGCGCGATGGCTTCACGCGGACCGAAGGCGCGGCCCGCGCGCCGCAACAGCTCCTTGGCGCGGGTGAAATCGCCGAGCCGGGCCATCGCGATGCCGCGCAGCGCCAGCGCCGGCGCATCGTCGCGCAGGGCTACCCGTTTCAGTGCGCCGAGGGGATCACCCGCCGCGAGCGCGCGCGCCGCAGCCGTAATCAGCGAGTCCATTCGAATCCCGACACACTTGTCACTCTCGCCCCTCCGAGGCCCGCTCCTAACCTAGCACATGACGACATGGATCATCTCCAGAGAGATCGAATGATGACCGGAATCGAGACACATGAGGATTGGTTGAAGGGCCGCATCAGTGGCCGCGGTGCCATGGTCGCGCGCTGGTTGTCGCTGGCGGCGGCGCCGACGTTCGCTGGGATGGCGCTGGTGGCCGCGCTGGCGCCGGCCGACATGATCTGCGGCGCCATGCAGGGACCGCTCTCGTTGCAGGGCATGGTCCCGATGTACGCGCTGATGAGCGCATTTCATCTGGCGCCGTGGTTGCGCCTGTTCCGATGACCAGATCATTCCTCGGGCAGGGTGAAGACCGCGCAGGGCCGTGCGATGCCGCGCAGCTCATGGGTGCCGAGCGCGACCAGCGCCATTTCGGTCTCGGCGGCGAGTGCGCCCGAGACCAGCACGGTCTGCTCCAGCGGCTTGCACAGGCCTTCCAGCCGGCTGACCAGATTGACCGCGGCGCCGATCGCGGTGAAGTCGAGGCGGTCGGCGGCGCCGATATTGCCCCAATGCACCTCACCGAGATGCAGCGCTACGCCGAATGGCAGTGGCGGCAGGCCGTGCTTGCGCCGCTCGGTGTCGAGATGTGCCATGCCGACGCGGGCCGCCGACACCGCGCGCAAGGCCGCCTCGCATGCGCTGCGCGCGGTCGTTGTGACCGGAAAGATCGCGAGCAGCCCATCGCCGATAAACTTCAACACCTCGCCGCCGAAGGCGTGGATCGCGCCGGCGATGCGGTCGAACCAGGCATCGAGGGCGGCGATCACCTCGGCAGGCGGGTGGCTTTCGGAGAGCGCGGTGAAGCCGCGCAGATCGGCAAACAGCAGCGCCGCGCGGATCGTTTCACCGGTGTTGCGCCGCAACGGCGATGCCAGGACGCGTGCCGCGCTGCGCCGGCCGAGATAGGCCTCCAGCGCCGCCGTCAATGTCGCGCGCGCCGCGAGCGCGGCGAGCGGTGCGGCCGTGAAACGCGCCGCCTCGCGCAATTGATCCGCCTCGGTCGGCGTGAAGGCGCGGGTGCCGATCCAGCCGAGGGTCGGGCCATCCGGTCGCGTTCCAATCGTGTCCTCGTGGATCGGGCCGGGCGCGAGGCTATTGAGCCAACGCCGGCCGGCGTCGCCGGATCCGATCATATCAGGCATTGCAAAGGGTTGTTCCGGCGCGAAGCCGAGCGCCTCGATGACCTCGCCATTGCCGGCGCGCCACAGCCAGGTGCGCCGGGCGATCAGCGGGTGCGGAACTTCGAGCGTCAGCGCACCGCCGGCAAGCGGCAGGCCATCCGTGATAAGATGACTACCCAGATCCGCCAGCAACCGGTTGGCGCCCGCGGTCTCGGCGGCGGCGTCGACCAGCCAGCTCAGAGTCGAGGACAATTGCATCGCCGCATCATGGGGTTGATGCGCCACCCTTGTCACGAATTATCCCTGAAGACCCACCGTCAATGGAGGAAGGATCGATGACTGAAGCCTTCATCGTTCAACGCGAGATCCAGATCGCAGCGCCGCCGGCAACCGTGTTCGCCTTCCTGACCGATCCGCAGAAGATCGTGAGCTGGATGGGGCTCGAGGCCGAGACCGAGCTGCATCCCGGCGGGCTCTATCTGCTCAAGGGCCTCGGCAACGACCGCGACCGCGCCGCGCGCGGCGCGTTCCGGGAGGTCGTGCCGGTGCATCGTCTTGCCTACAGCTTCGGCTGGGAAGGCGGCGCGGAGGTCCCTCCGGGATCGAGCCTGATCGAGATCGACCTGATCAACAAGGACAGCGGCACGCTGTTGCGGATGACCCATAGCGGCCTGCCGAACGCCGAGCAGTGCGCGAGCCATAGCAAGGGTTGGACGCACTACCTTGCCAGGCTCGCGCTCGCGGCAGCGGGACGAGCTCCAGGCCCCGACCGCGGTCCGCACGGCTGAACCGGCACGCTGGTGCGGTTCAGTCGGTTCGCTCATTTGACGTCAAGCGTCGCACGCAGCATCCAGGCATGCTTCTCGTGTGCGGTGGTGCGCACGTTGAGCATGTCCATCGTCGCCTGATCGCCGGCGGACTCGGCGACTGTGAAAGCATCGCGGATGGTCCTCACGGCCGTCTCGTTGTCGTGGAGCAGTTCGGCCACCGTCGCCTCCGAGTCGAGGCTGGCATAGCCGTCCTTGATCGCGGTGAGCTTGGCGAATGCGGAATAGGTCTGCGGCACCAGTTCGCCGAGGGCGCGGATCCGCTCGGCGATGTCATCCAGCGCCTGCCATTCCTCCCGATACTGCCCTTCGAACAGCGTGTGCAGGGCCTGGAACGTCGGACCCGTGACGTTCCAGTGGTAGCCATGAGTCTTCAGATACAGCGCATAGGTGTCGGCGAGCACCGTCGAGAGCGCCGCCGCGATGCTGGTCCGCTCGGCCTCGGCGAAGCCGGTGTTGACGGCGATGGTCATGGTGTTCTCCTTCGCGGTTCGGATTGAAATTCGGCGCGCGGTCATGTCGGCCATTTCGAACCGAGGATGATCGAGCAGAAGTTCACCCGTGTGTAGTTCATGTCCTTCAGCGCCAGCACGTCGGCCTTGACGTTGCCGAAGGTGGTCAGCGGCTTCTTGATGGTGCCGGCCGCGAAATGATCGATGATGTTCTCCTTGAAGTTCGCCTCGCGCGGATGATGCGCGCAGACATGGTCGCGGTGCTCGTGCGAGAAATCGTCATAGGCGATGCCGAGCACGTCCATCTCGACGCCGGCGATGACCAGCGCGACGGTCGGACGCATATGCTCGGGGATGCCGGGCGTGGTGTGCAGCGCGATCGAGGCCCAGACGTCATCGATGTCGCGCTCGGCGACGCCGTAGCTCTTCAGGAAGTCGCGCGCGGCGTTGGCGCCGTCGACCTCGAAGCGCAGATCGGGGCTCGCATGCCTGGCGGTGAGGCCCATGTCGTGGAACATGGCGCCGACATAGAGCAGCTCGGGATCGAACTTCAGCTTGCGGCGATTGCCGGTCAGCGCGCCCCAGAAGAACACGCGGCGGCTGTGATTGTAGAGCAGGTCGTCCTCGGTATCGCGCACCAGCTGCGTGGCTGCACGGGCCATGGCGCTGTCGGGTACATGGATGCCGGCGATGATCTCGGTCATTTCAAGACGCTCCTCGATATGGCAAGACGATGCCGTGGCGTGCGAAACACGCGGGGCGCGCCGGCGCTCGTCTCTCTGGTGTGTTCGGATCATCTGGTGGCGTGATCCGTGGTCGTTTGTCACCCGTCTTGGCCTGATCCCGCAACGATCGTGCGCCGCCGGATCGGGCCAACGAGACATCGTTTCGCGCCAGCGGGCAGGGAGAGGGTATGGCGGTTCAGAAGGTGGCAATCGCGATTCACGAAGGGGTGCAGGCGCTGGATGTCGCCGGTCCCGTCGACGTGTTCGCGGAAACCAACGGCTTTGTCGCTAGTGGCGACGGCTATGAGACGGTGCTGGTCGGCGCTAGCCGCGAACCGCTGCGCGCATCGAACGGCATGAAGATATCGGCCGACCTCAGTTTCGACGAGGCAAACGAGAAGTTCGACATCCTGCTCGTCGCCGGAGGGCCGGCATTGCCCGATGCCGAGCCGGATCCGGCGCTGACGCAGTGGCTGCGCGGGGCGCCCGCGCGCGCCGAGCTCTACGGTTCGATCTGCACCGGTGCCTTCGCGCTCGGCCATGCCGGCTTGCTCGACGGGCACAAGGTGACGACGCATTGGCAGAACGCGCAGCGGCTGGCGGCGTGCTTTCCGGATGCCGAGGTGATCTTCGACCGGATCTACATTCGCGACGGCAGACTGATGACCTCCGCCGGCGTGACCGCGGGTATCGATCTCGGATTGGCGCTGGTCGCCGAGCGTCATGGGCCGCAGGTCGCGGTCGCGGTGGCAAAGCGGCTGGTCGTGGTGGCGCAACGCCAGGGCGGGCAGTCGCAGTTCAGCCCCTATCTCACAGCGCCGGTCGACGAGGATTCGCCGATCGCGCGCGCGCAGGCGCATGTCATGCAGCGTGTCGGCGAGCGCCACACGCTGCAATCGCTGGCCGAGGCTGTCGGTATGAGCGTGCGCAATTTCGGCCGCGCCTTTGCGCAGGAGACCGGCATCACGCCGCATGAATTCGTCGAACGCGCGCGGGTCGACGCCGCGCGCCGGCTGCTCGAGGGTAGCGATCGGCCGCTGAAGGCGGTTGCGTTCGACTGCGGCTTCGGCTCGGCCGACCGGATGCGTATCGTGTTCACCGAGCGGCTTGGCGTGTCGCCGGCGCAGTATCGGTCGAGTTTTCGCAAATTGTGACGCCGTTCATGAAGCGGACGCCTGATCGGGGATAGGATCAACCTGTCCGAAATTATTTCCAATCATGCAACTGTTCCGCGAGGCTGCCATGGACGCGCTCACGCTCTTCATCATCCGTCACGCCGAGAAGCCGGGCGAGTCCTGGCCGGGGCCCGGTTTCACCGCGGACGGCGTGTCCGATACCGAGTCGCTGGTGCTGCGCGGCTGGCAGCGTGCGGGCGCGTGGACTGCGTTGTTCGGCACCGATCTCACCGGCGGTGACTATGCCAAGCCCGATGCGATCTACGCCGCGACGCCGGGAACTGAGCCCAATCAGCCACCGTCGAGCCGTCCGGCCGAGACGATCTCGGCGCTC from Bradyrhizobium sp. B124 includes:
- a CDS encoding MFS transporter is translated as MTNSAYRWVIVAAGGLLGCVAIGGMFSLPVFLQPMARETGWSVTGISSAMTIGFLAMAFTSMIWGTLSDRFGPLPVVLTGSVVLAASLALASQAPSLLAFQFLFGALVGAATAAIFAPMMACVTGWFDTHRSLAVSLVSAGMGMAPMTMSPLAAWLISHHDWRTSMLIVSGVVGAIMIPVSFLVRRPPALQGGHAEAASTNGEPSMSLAQALRSPQFIILIATNFFCCATHSGPIIHTVSYAVTCGIPMVAAVTIYSVEGLAGMGGRIAFGLLGDRFGAKRVLVLGLLAQAFGALGYVFVRELAAFYAVAAIFGFIYAGTMPLYSVLIRENFPLRMMGTVIGGTAMAGSLGMATGPLAGGLIYDTFASYTWLYVGSWAVGLGAFLIMMTFRPIPAARPSAVPAPA
- a CDS encoding glutaminyl-peptide cyclotransferase; the protein is MKKSEAEIIREYAFEGVESVGGVSFDGEQVWFAAGGRLVAFDPDSGNTTRTLDIAAHAGTAFDGKHLYQIAEDRILKIEPNSGRVVSTIPSPGGGRDSGLAWAEGSLWVGQYRDRTIVQVDPETGKVLRTIESNRFVTGVSWVDGELWHGTWEEDQSDVRRIDPQSGEVMERLEMPQGVFVSGLESDGKDRFFCGSGSTNNKVRAIRRPKRSRA
- a CDS encoding helix-turn-helix domain-containing protein produces the protein MDSLITAAARALAAGDPLGALKRVALRDDAPALALRGIAMARLGDFTRAKELLRRAGRAFGPREAIARARCVVAEAEIALVSRDLSFPSKSLAAARATLAARGDALNAAHAGYLEIRRLLLIGSLDAAERMLDDLDPAPFPPALRVGHELVVAGIAMRRLRTKPAREALARARDAARRAGIAELAAEVESTANLLATPAARLIARGHERPLLLAEVEALMGSKALVVDACRYVVRDSGTTVSLTRRPVLFALARALGEAWPQDVSRGTLIARAFRGKHADESHRARLRVEIGRLRRALQPFADLSATPDGFVLEPHGRREVTVLALPIEEEHAAVLAFLADGEAWSSSALSVALGASQRTVQRALDVLAATGKVQSVGRARARRWMTPPVPGFTTTLLLPAPLPNG
- a CDS encoding adenylate/guanylate cyclase domain-containing protein, whose protein sequence is MQLSSTLSWLVDAAAETAGANRLLADLGSHLITDGLPLAGGALTLEVPHPLIARRTWLWRAGNGEVIEALGFAPEQPFAMPDMIGSGDAGRRWLNSLAPGPIHEDTIGTRPDGPTLGWIGTRAFTPTEADQLREAARFTAAPLAALAARATLTAALEAYLGRRSAARVLASPLRRNTGETIRAALLFADLRGFTALSESHPPAEVIAALDAWFDRIAGAIHAFGGEVLKFIGDGLLAIFPVTTTARSACEAALRAVSAARVGMAHLDTERRKHGLPPLPFGVALHLGEVHWGNIGAADRLDFTAIGAAVNLVSRLEGLCKPLEQTVLVSGALAAETEMALVALGTHELRGIARPCAVFTLPEE
- a CDS encoding SRPBCC family protein, producing the protein MTEAFIVQREIQIAAPPATVFAFLTDPQKIVSWMGLEAETELHPGGLYLLKGLGNDRDRAARGAFREVVPVHRLAYSFGWEGGAEVPPGSSLIEIDLINKDSGTLLRMTHSGLPNAEQCASHSKGWTHYLARLALAAAGRAPGPDRGPHG
- a CDS encoding Dps family protein — its product is MTIAVNTGFAEAERTSIAAALSTVLADTYALYLKTHGYHWNVTGPTFQALHTLFEGQYREEWQALDDIAERIRALGELVPQTYSAFAKLTAIKDGYASLDSEATVAELLHDNETAVRTIRDAFTVAESAGDQATMDMLNVRTTAHEKHAWMLRATLDVK
- a CDS encoding HD domain-containing protein, whose amino-acid sequence is MTEIIAGIHVPDSAMARAATQLVRDTEDDLLYNHSRRVFFWGALTGNRRKLKFDPELLYVGAMFHDMGLTARHASPDLRFEVDGANAARDFLKSYGVAERDIDDVWASIALHTTPGIPEHMRPTVALVIAGVEMDVLGIAYDDFSHEHRDHVCAHHPREANFKENIIDHFAAGTIKKPLTTFGNVKADVLALKDMNYTRVNFCSIILGSKWPT